DNA sequence from the Sinorhizobium alkalisoli genome:
CGGCCGCCGACGAGGAACAGTTCAGGCAAGCATTGGCGAAGGCACGCCCCGTTCGCGGGCCGGTGGTAATCGTCGTCAAGGCGGAGAAGCGCGGCCGCTCCATCGGCTCCGGCGTATGGTGGGATGTCGGCGCGGCGGAGGTGACCAACACCAGTTCCGTTTCCGACGCGACCACGAAATTCCGCGCCGGCGAACGCAACCAGCGCTATCTCGGTTGAGGAGAAAGGCAATGAACCTCGAACCGAAGCTGCTGCTTGCTGCGCAAACGGAGCTTGGGGAGTGCCCGGTCTGGGATCCGGACCGGGGTGTGCTCTTTTTCATGGATATCACCGGCAAGAAGCTACATGCCTATGATTGGAGCACGGGCGAAGATCGGGTGCTGGAACTTCCGGCACTCGGCGGAGCGCTGGCTCTGGCCCAAGACGGCCGGCTCATCGCCGGCCTTCAGAACGGAATCCATTGGATTGACCCCGAGTCGGGCACAGTTGAATTCATCATCGATCCGGAACCGGACAAGCCTGACCACCGGCTGAACGAAGGCAAATGCGATCCTGAGGGCCGGTTTTGGGTCGGCTCCATCTCGACCCTCGGCCGCTTTCCAACCGGTTGCCTCTACCGGCTGGAAAAGGAGGGCTCGGTAACCACGGTCCTGAACGAAGTCAGAGTGCCGAATACATTGGCCTGGCTGCCGGATGCAAGGCACATGGTCTTCGCCGACAGCGAAACGAAGCAGATCTGGCGCTTCCAGTACGACGCCGGCACCGGGGTAATCAGCAATCGTGAGGTCTTCATCGACGTCGGCGACTTTACCGGCATCCCCGATGGCGTCGCGGTCGATACGGAGAGCGGCCTGTGGATCGCCGAATTCGGCGGCGGGGCCGTGCATCGCTTCTCGGCGGAGGGCAAGCGCATCGGCAAGATCGTCCTGCCGGCGACGCAGGTGACGTCCTGCGTCTTCGCAGGCCCCGATCTGCGGCATCTGGTGATCATCACGACGAAGCGGTTGCTGGACGAAGACGGGCGAAAATCACAGCCCCACTCCGGCGATCTCTTCGTCGTGGAACCGGGCGTGCGGGGGCTTCCACCGCATGTCTTCCAATAGACGAAACCCGGGCGGCGCGAGCCGCCCGGGTTTTCTCTACCGCGTGCCAGCCTTCACGCCCTGCTCGGCCTCATCGATATTTGACAGGTCGACGATGGCGGGGCCGGTATAGATATCGGCGGCGAGGGTGAAGCCCTGGGTCTTGTGCATCCACATGTGCTGCACCGCCAGGAAGCCCTGCAGATATTGCTGGCTGTCGATCGTCGCCATGATCCGACCGGAGCGGATTCCGTCGAGCTGGAGCTGGGCAACGTCGAAGGTCAGGTGTTTCCAAGTCCGTCCGGAGCCGACAAGGGCTTCGGCATCGAGGACCGCCTGCGCGCCCGGAGGGCCGAGGGTGAGGACGGCGTCCACGTCCGGATGGCTTTCCATATAGTCGGCGACGGCCCTGGCACAGGCCTCCGGCTCGCCCCCCGGAACGCGCAGACGTTCCGCGGGAACGCCGGCCTTGTCGACAGCGCTTTTGAAACCGTGCCAGCGGTCGCCATGGCAGATATGCTCATAGAGATAGTGGTCGACACACATCGCCGCGCGCGGCTTCACATTCTCCAGCAGATAGCGGCCAGCAAGTTCACCTGCGTTGAAATCGTCACCGCCGATGTAGAATAGGTAGGGGATGCGCTCGCCTTCCGGCCTTCCGTCCTTCGCGTTGACGCAGATGACCGGGATGCCATCCGCGATCGTCGCCTTCAGGGCGCCCTCCACGGCCGCCACGTCCGGCACCGTCGAGATAATCCCGTCGGGGCGGGCATGGCGTGCGCCGTCGATCAGGCCGGCCTGTATTTCGGGCGAGAACCTGCCGGGGCGCAGATGCTCGACATCGACATCGAACCGCGCGGCAGCATCCAGCAACCCGCGGCGGAACACCTCCCAGAAGACATCGCCCAGGATATCATGGGTGACCGCATAAATTTTCAGTCTCTTGCTCATAGGTAAGCCCTATCCTTAGTATCGAATGTCGGCGGACGGCTGAGGCCGCCCGCGGAGTGCTCAGAAACCCACCGACTTGAGATAGGCAAGGCTCTTGCGGGCGTCACCTAGCGGGTCGAAGGAGAGCGTCGGATCGATATCCTGCTCGATAGTGGCAGCGCCGTTATAGCCGAGCGTCTTGATGGCGTTGGCCAACTTTTCCCAGTCAACCACACCTGCTCCCATCGGGCAGAAGATTTTCTGCTCGACGGCGGCGAGGAATGGAATCTTCTCCGCCAGAACGCGCTTGTGGACGTCGGGGTCGATATCCTTGAAATGGAAATACTGCACGCGCTTGGCATGCCGCTCGTAGAAGGCGACGGGATCGATCCCGGCATAGGCCATGTGACCGGTGTCGATGCAGATCCCGACGCGTTCGGCATCGAGCCGCTGGAGTACACCTTCTATCTCATCCTCGAACTCGATGTAGCAGCCTGCATGTTGATGGACGACCGGCTTCACGCCGGAAGCGAGCGCGATATCGGCGATGCGGTCGATGAGGCCGATCATATGTTCGAACTGGCTGTCGCTCAGCTTCTTGGCGAAGTCGCGGCGACCGGCGGTCGCCATCCGTTCCTCGGAGATATGGTCGATGGTGACGAGGTAGCGGCCGCCCACGGCCGACAGCAGCTCGACGGTTCGAGCGGTGTTTTCGAGCACGGCGTCCGTGTTCGCGGGATCGTGAAGGATTTGGAAGACGAAGCCGGCGGCGACAGTCAGCCCGCGGCTCAGAAACTCGTTCGCGAGCTTTTTCGGGTCGGTCGGGTAGAAGCCGTAGGGACCGAGTTCAGTGTGGCTGTAGCCAGCTTCGGCAATCTCGTCCATGACCTTATGCCATGGCGGGTTCTTCGGGTCGTCGGCATAGTCGACGCCCCAGGACACCGGGGCGTTCGCGAGTTTCACGTGCATGGGATTCCTCCATTTTCCAACGGTCATTTCGCTGGTCTCTCAACCGTCTAGCCGCATTTGCATAGCAATGCAATAATTTTTGAATAGCTATCCACTATCTGGCTAGGATTTCCCTGTTCCTATGCTATTTTCTGGTCCAATGAGATCCAGCAGATCGGACGCCAGTTGAAAAAAAGCGCAAAAGTCATGGACGGTGGGCCGTTTCGAAAGAAATACGCGTCATCTATCGACGTCGCCCGGCTCGCGGGGGTGTCGCAGTCGGCTGTTTCCCGCACGTTTACCGAGGGTGCCAGCGTTTCTCCGAAGACTCGAGAAAAAGTGATGAAGGCGGCCGAGGAGTTAGGTTATGGGCCGAGCATTATTCCAAAGATAATGCTGACTCACAAATCTTCTCTGATCGCCATCGTGAGCGGTGGGCTGTACAACCCGTTTTACGCGGGCGTGGTCGAAAAACTCTCTCACGCGGTTCAGAAATATGGTTCGAACGTCATGCTCTTCTCCGTGAACCACGGAGAATATATCGATGAGATCATTCCGGATATACTAAGCTACCGGGTAGATGGTATCGTCTCGGCTCTTTCTATTGTCTCTCCAGAGGCCGCTGAGCGTTGCGCAAAGATGCACACGCCGGTCGTCCTCTTCAACAATAAACTCTCCAACGAGTGGGTTGCTTCGATCTGCAGCGACAATGTGGAGGGCGGACGCCAGGTCGCTGCCCTCTTCTTGGAACGTGGTGCGAGACGGTGCGCATACATCGGGGGAAAAAAGGGCAATCTCGCGAGTGAGGACCGCTTTGCGGGGTATCTGAGTGGCCTTAGGCAAAACGGCATCAACGATGTGGCTGTGGCTTACGGAGATTTCCGACACGACGAGGCCTTCGAAGCAGCTAAAAAGCTTCTCTCCTCGCGCAAGCCACCCGACGCCATATTCTGCGCCAACGATTTGATGGCGATCGGTGCAATGGAAGCGGTCAAAGCCCTAGGTTTGTCAGTTCCTGACGACGTGATCATCGCTGGGTTTGATGATATCCCGGCTGCGGCGTGGCCAAGTTTCGACCTGACGACAGTCCGACAGGATGGTGATGCGATGATTGGCCGGGCGATGGACCAACTTGCGCGCATGATTGACGGAGAGCACCTCGCTGGAAATTCGCTTCATCTGATACGAGCTCCGCTTGTCGAGAGAGGATCTACTGCACGCAAGTGACGAGAATCCATGTGAATTGAAACGGACGTCCAATCTCTTTGACGTGGCAGCCATTTTTTGAGCTTCGGCGACACGATAGCTGGGCGATGCATCGACCTTCTTTTGCAGTATCAAGCGATGTTGGGAAGCAAAAGGTCAACCGCTTTCTTTGCGTCGCCGTAGAACATGCGGGTGTTGTCCTTGTAGAACAGCGGGTTCTCGATGCCGGAATAGCCGGTGCCCTGGCCGCGCTTGGAGACGAACACCTGCTTGGCTTTCCAGACCTCGAGCACCGGCATGCCAGCAATCGGCGAGTTCGGGTCTTCCTGGGCGGCCGGATTGACGATGTCGTTGGAACCGATGACGATGACAACGTCGGTGTTGGGGAAGTCGTCGTTGATCTCGTCCATCTCCAGAACGATGTCGTAGGGCACCTTGGCCTCGGCGAGCAGCACGTTCATGTGGCCCGGCAGGCGGCCGGCGACGGGGTGGATGGCGAAGCGCACCGTCTTGCCCGCTGCCCGCAGCTTGCGGGTAAGCTCGGACACGGACTGCTGGGCCTGCGCCACCGCCATGCCGTAGCCTGGAACGATGATGACACTGTCGGCATCGTTGAGCGAAGAGGCAACGCCGTCAGCGTCGATGGCGATCTGTTCGCCCGAAATCTCCATCGCCGGTCCCGTGGTGCCGCCGAAGCCGCCGAGGATGACCGAGATGAAGGAGCGATTCATCGCCTTGCACATGATGTAGGACAGGATCGCACCCGAGGAGCCGACCAGCGCGCCGGTGACGATCAGCAGATCGTTGCCGAGCGTGAAGCCGATGGCGGCGGCCGCCCAGCCGGAATAGGAGTTCAACATCGACACGACGACGGGCATGTCGGCGCCGCCGATGCCCATGATCAGATGATAGCCGATGAAGAAGGCGAGAAGCGTCATGACAACAAGCGTCCAGGCACCCGCGCCGTTGGCATAAATCAACAGCAGCAGCAGCGACAGAATCGCGGCAGCCGCATTGAGGAAATGTCCGCCGGGAAGTTTCTTCGCCTTGCCGTCGACCTTGCCGGCCAGCTTGCCGAAGGCGATCACCGAACCGGTGAAGGTGACGGCGCCGATGAAGACGCCGAGGAAGACCTCGACCTTCATGATGGCAAGTTCTACCGGCGTCTTGTGGGCGAGAATGCCGGCAAAGCCCGATAGGGCTGAACGCGCGGCTTCGTCCATGCCGGCAATGTTGGCCGCTTCGATATGGGCATTGAAGCCGATGAAGACGGCGGCCAGGCCGACGAAGGAGTGCAGTGCAGCGACAA
Encoded proteins:
- a CDS encoding NAD(P)(+) transhydrogenase (Re/Si-specific) subunit beta — its product is MTIGIVSAAYISAAVLFILSLGGLSGQESAKRAVWYGIVGMALAVVATIFGPGVGNCFIILFMISGGSVLGYYVASRVQMTEMPQLVAALHSFVGLAAVFIGFNAHIEAANIAGMDEAARSALSGFAGILAHKTPVELAIMKVEVFLGVFIGAVTFTGSVIAFGKLAGKVDGKAKKLPGGHFLNAAAAILSLLLLLIYANGAGAWTLVVMTLLAFFIGYHLIMGIGGADMPVVVSMLNSYSGWAAAAIGFTLGNDLLIVTGALVGSSGAILSYIMCKAMNRSFISVILGGFGGTTGPAMEISGEQIAIDADGVASSLNDADSVIIVPGYGMAVAQAQQSVSELTRKLRAAGKTVRFAIHPVAGRLPGHMNVLLAEAKVPYDIVLEMDEINDDFPNTDVVIVIGSNDIVNPAAQEDPNSPIAGMPVLEVWKAKQVFVSKRGQGTGYSGIENPLFYKDNTRMFYGDAKKAVDLLLPNIA
- a CDS encoding LacI family DNA-binding transcriptional regulator, giving the protein MKKSAKVMDGGPFRKKYASSIDVARLAGVSQSAVSRTFTEGASVSPKTREKVMKAAEELGYGPSIIPKIMLTHKSSLIAIVSGGLYNPFYAGVVEKLSHAVQKYGSNVMLFSVNHGEYIDEIIPDILSYRVDGIVSALSIVSPEAAERCAKMHTPVVLFNNKLSNEWVASICSDNVEGGRQVAALFLERGARRCAYIGGKKGNLASEDRFAGYLSGLRQNGINDVAVAYGDFRHDEAFEAAKKLLSSRKPPDAIFCANDLMAIGAMEAVKALGLSVPDDVIIAGFDDIPAAAWPSFDLTTVRQDGDAMIGRAMDQLARMIDGEHLAGNSLHLIRAPLVERGSTARK
- a CDS encoding sugar ABC transporter substrate-binding protein — translated: MSKRLKIYAVTHDILGDVFWEVFRRGLLDAAARFDVDVEHLRPGRFSPEIQAGLIDGARHARPDGIISTVPDVAAVEGALKATIADGIPVICVNAKDGRPEGERIPYLFYIGGDDFNAGELAGRYLLENVKPRAAMCVDHYLYEHICHGDRWHGFKSAVDKAGVPAERLRVPGGEPEACARAVADYMESHPDVDAVLTLGPPGAQAVLDAEALVGSGRTWKHLTFDVAQLQLDGIRSGRIMATIDSQQYLQGFLAVQHMWMHKTQGFTLAADIYTGPAIVDLSNIDEAEQGVKAGTR
- a CDS encoding SMP-30/gluconolactonase/LRE family protein, producing MNLEPKLLLAAQTELGECPVWDPDRGVLFFMDITGKKLHAYDWSTGEDRVLELPALGGALALAQDGRLIAGLQNGIHWIDPESGTVEFIIDPEPDKPDHRLNEGKCDPEGRFWVGSISTLGRFPTGCLYRLEKEGSVTTVLNEVRVPNTLAWLPDARHMVFADSETKQIWRFQYDAGTGVISNREVFIDVGDFTGIPDGVAVDTESGLWIAEFGGGAVHRFSAEGKRIGKIVLPATQVTSCVFAGPDLRHLVIITTKRLLDEDGRKSQPHSGDLFVVEPGVRGLPPHVFQ
- a CDS encoding TIM barrel protein, encoding MHVKLANAPVSWGVDYADDPKNPPWHKVMDEIAEAGYSHTELGPYGFYPTDPKKLANEFLSRGLTVAAGFVFQILHDPANTDAVLENTARTVELLSAVGGRYLVTIDHISEERMATAGRRDFAKKLSDSQFEHMIGLIDRIADIALASGVKPVVHQHAGCYIEFEDEIEGVLQRLDAERVGICIDTGHMAYAGIDPVAFYERHAKRVQYFHFKDIDPDVHKRVLAEKIPFLAAVEQKIFCPMGAGVVDWEKLANAIKTLGYNGAATIEQDIDPTLSFDPLGDARKSLAYLKSVGF